One genomic region from Spiroplasma endosymbiont of Polydrusus cervinus encodes:
- the gatB gene encoding Asp-tRNA(Asn)/Glu-tRNA(Gln) amidotransferase subunit GatB, translating to MVNFQVVIGIENHVELKTKTKMFSTGAVSYGEKPNSMVNPMDVGYPGTMPTVNKKGVELALIACQTLNLTIDPIVQFDRKHYYYPDLAKGFQITQQYYPIGKNGVLTIIDEKGKPLKVEIERLHLEEDTAKQLHEEDCTLLDYNRAGIGLIEIVTRPVLSSAFQVRQYLEALHEILVYTQVSDAKMNEGSLRCDVNISLRPVGAKTFGDKVELKNLNSIVNVEKAIEYEIKRQMAILLMGEKVPQETRRFDEKTKKTVLMRHKTDAIDYKYFSEPNIFPIQLDKTWMKKVLKNMPELPATKRERYLTELKLKTADIEIILQDYALMNFFETAIKLSSHYETIAHYLIGDITAYLNQKGLTLTETALMPQNLVEMITLINTNVISNKQAKMVLQRILVEDYSPTKIVAELGLKQVSDPTEIKAIIEPVFAANLEILAQYEQRPERVIKFFMGELMKLTKGQVVPEIGQQVVLELITAK from the coding sequence ATGGTTAATTTTCAAGTAGTGATTGGAATTGAAAATCATGTGGAATTAAAAACTAAAACCAAAATGTTTTCAACAGGAGCAGTTAGTTACGGGGAAAAACCAAATAGTATGGTGAATCCAATGGATGTTGGTTATCCGGGGACAATGCCAACGGTTAATAAAAAAGGGGTTGAATTAGCTTTAATTGCGTGTCAGACGCTTAATTTAACAATTGATCCGATTGTGCAATTTGATCGTAAACATTATTATTATCCTGATTTAGCGAAAGGATTTCAAATTACACAACAATATTATCCAATTGGGAAAAATGGCGTTTTAACAATTATTGATGAAAAAGGGAAACCGTTAAAAGTAGAAATTGAACGGTTACATCTTGAAGAAGATACGGCAAAACAATTGCATGAAGAAGATTGCACATTATTAGATTATAATCGTGCCGGGATTGGGTTAATTGAAATTGTAACACGACCAGTGTTATCTTCTGCTTTTCAAGTTCGGCAATATTTAGAAGCTTTACATGAAATTTTAGTTTATACCCAAGTCAGCGATGCCAAAATGAATGAGGGTTCACTTCGTTGTGATGTTAATATTTCATTGCGACCAGTTGGAGCAAAGACATTTGGGGATAAAGTTGAATTAAAAAATCTTAATTCAATTGTGAATGTTGAAAAGGCAATTGAATATGAAATTAAAAGACAAATGGCAATTTTATTAATGGGGGAAAAAGTGCCTCAAGAGACTCGTCGTTTTGATGAAAAAACAAAAAAAACAGTGCTAATGCGTCACAAAACCGATGCGATTGATTATAAATATTTTTCTGAACCAAATATTTTTCCGATTCAATTAGATAAAACATGGATGAAAAAGGTTCTTAAAAATATGCCGGAGTTACCAGCAACAAAACGAGAGCGCTATTTAACGGAATTAAAATTAAAAACGGCTGATATTGAAATTATTTTACAAGATTATGCTTTAATGAATTTTTTTGAAACAGCAATTAAGTTGTCATCGCATTATGAAACAATTGCCCATTATTTAATTGGTGATATTACTGCTTATTTAAATCAAAAAGGATTAACATTAACGGAAACGGCTTTAATGCCCCAAAATTTAGTGGAAATGATTACCCTAATTAATACGAATGTAATTTCAAATAAACAGGCTAAAATGGTGTTACAACGGATTTTAGTTGAAGATTATTCCCCAACTAAAATAGTTGCTGAGTTAGGATTAAAACAAGTTAGTGATCCGACGGAAATTAAGGCAATTATTGAACCAGTTTTCGCAGCTAACTTAGAAATATTAGCGCAATATGAACAACGCCCAGAACGAGTAATTAAGTTTTTTATGGGTGAACTAATGAAATTAACAAAAGGACAAGTTGTTCCAGAAATTGGTCAACAGGTTGTTTTGGAATTAATTACGGCGAAATAA